From Lepus europaeus isolate LE1 chromosome 3, mLepTim1.pri, whole genome shotgun sequence, a single genomic window includes:
- the LTA gene encoding lymphotoxin-alpha yields MTPPGRLYLPLLLGLLLAPPPPGAQGLPGAEFPPSAARNAQQRLQKHFGHSTLKPAAHLVGDPSTQDSLRWRANTDRAFLRHGFSLSNNSLLVPSSGLYFVYSQVVFSGEGCSPKAVPMPLYLAHEVQLFSSQYSFHVPLLSAQKSVCPGPQGPWVRSVYQGAVFLLTQGDQLSTHTDGIAHLLLSPSSVFFGAFAL; encoded by the exons ATGACACCACCTGGACGTCTCTACCTCCCCCTCcttctggggctgctgctggccccgCCGCCGCCTGGGGCCCAG GGGCTCCCTGGGGCGGAGTTCCCGCCCTCAGCTGCCCGGAATGCCCAGCAGCGCCTTCAGAAACATTTCGGCCACAGCACCCTCAAACCTGCTGCGCACCTCGTTG gagACCCCAGCACGCAGGACTCGCTGCGCTGGAGAGCGAACACGGATCGGGCCTTCCTCCGCCACGGCTTCTCCCTGAGCAACAATTCCCTGCTGGTGCCCAGCAGTGGGCTCTACTTCGTGTACTCGCAGGTGGTTTTCTCTGGGGAAGGCTGCTCCCCCAAGGCCGTGCCCATGCCTCTCTACCTGGCTCACGAGGTCCAGCTCTTCTCCTCCCAGTACTCCTTCCATGTGCCTCTCCTCAGCGCCCAGAAGTCCGTGTGCCCAGGACCGCAGGGACCCTGGGTGCGCTCTGTGTACCAGGGGGCCGTGTTCCTGCTCACCCAGGGAGACCAGCTGTCCACCCACACAGATGGCATCGCCCACCTGCTCCTCAGCCCCAGTAGTGTCTTCTTTGGAGCCTTTGCTCTGTAG
- the TNF gene encoding tumor necrosis factor produces MSTESMIRDVELAEGPLPKKAGGPQGSKRCLCLSLFSFLLVAGATTLFCLLHFGVIGPQGEEQFPKNLHLVNPLAQTFTLRSASRALSDKPLAHVVANPQVEGQLQWLSQRANALLANGMKLTDNQLVVPADGLYLIYSQVLFRGQGCRSYVLLTHTVSRFAVSYPNKVNLLSAIKSPCHRETPEGAEPMAWYEPIYLGGVFQLEKGDRLSTEVNQPEYLDLAESGQVYFGIIAL; encoded by the exons ATGAGCACTGAGAGCATGATCCGGGACGTCGAGCTGGCGGAGGGGCCGCTCCCCAAGAAGGCAGGGGGGCCCCAGGGCTCCAAGCGctgcctctgcctcagcctcttctctttcctgctcGTGGCCGGAGCCACCACGCTcttctgcctgctgcacttcgGGGTGATCGGCCCTCAGGGGGAAGAG CAGTTCCCAAAGAACCTCCATCTAGTCAACCCTCTGGCCCAGACGTTCACCCTCA GATCAGCTTCTCGGGCCCTGAGTGACAAGCCGCTAGCCCACGTAGTAG cAAACCCACAAGTGGAGGGCCAGCTCCAGTGGCTGAGCCAGCGTGCGAACGCCCTGCTGGCCAACGGCATGAAGCTCACGGACAACCAGCTGGTGGTGCCGGCCGACGGGCTGTACCTCATCTACTCCCAGGTTCTCTTCAGGGGTCAAGGCTGCCGCTCCTACGTGCTCCTCACTCACACTGTCAGCCGCTTCGCCGTCTCCTACCCAAACAAGGTCAACCTCCTCTCTGCCATCAAGAGCCCCTGCCACCGGGAGACCCCCGAGGGGGCTGAGCCCATGGCCTGGTACGAGCCCATCTACCTGGGCGGCGTCTTCCAACTGGAGAAGGGTGACCGGCTCAGCACCGAGGTCAACCAGCCCGAGTACCTGGACCTTGCCGAGTCCGGGCAGGTCTACTTTGGGATCATTGCCCTGTGA